Within the Planctomonas sp. JC2975 genome, the region GTGGGCTCGACCTTGCGGGGCTCTGGTCGACGCGCCCGGGTCGACGATCCGACGCATGAGTCTGGCGGCGCCGTCGCTGTCGCCGGCGGCTATCGCGTCGGCGACAGCGGAATGGAGTTCGACGCCGCTCGAGGCGACGCTCCACCGGAGATGGTCGTCAGGGACGCGCTCGCGAAGCGCCTCGTCGACGACACCGGCGAGCCTCGCCAGCATCGCGTTGCCCGCGAGCCTGAGGACCGTGCCGTGGAATCGACGGTCTGCCTCGAAGAATCCGTCCCGATCGCGAGCCGCCGTCGCCCCGGCCAGCGCCTGCGCCGTCGCCCGGAGTTCGGCGGTCTCTCTTGGCGTTGAATGCGCGGCAGCACGTGCGGCCGCCTCGAGCTCGACGACGAGCCGGAGGCCGAGGAGGTCGGCGAGCTGCGCTTCGCGGTCCGGCGACTCCAGACGCCACCGGATCACCTGCGGATCCAGCAGATCCCATTCATCCCTGGGGCGTACGCGGAGCCCGACCCGACGTCCAGCAGTGAGCATCCCGAGCGAGACCAGCACCCTGGTCGCCTCGCGGACCACGGATCGTGACGCCCCGGTACGTTCGACGATGCGATCGACGGTGTCGTCACTGCCCGGCGGCACGTCACCGCCCACGATCGCAAGGCCGAGACCGTCCAGCACACGCCGGAATGCCGCACCGTCGGAGACCGCCACCGTCACGCCTGCGAGAGAGGCGAGATCACCAGTTCGTCGAAGCGGACATGCGCTGGCGCGTCGAGAACGAACTGCACAGACCTCGCCACGTCGGCGGGCGCGAGCATGCGCTGCCGGGCTTCGACGTCGGGCACGTTCGGCCGATGATTCAAGAAGTCCGTGGCGACATCGCCCGGGCAGAGGTGGCAGGCCCGCACGCCGGCACCGGCCTCCTGTGCATTGAGAGTGCGCGCGAGTTCTGCCAGCCCCTTCTTGCTCGCGCTGTAGGCGACGCCTGCGATCGGGTTGAACGCCCACGCCGAATAGGAGGAGATGACGACGACGACACCGGCCCGTTCGCGAAGCTGCGGTAGTGCTGCGTCGATGACCGCGGCCGGCCCGACCAAATTGGTCTGCAGAATCTCCTCGAACTCGGGCATGTTCTGATCCGACCAGTGCCGACGCGGACTGTTCAGGCCGGCGGCGAGCACGAGTCCGTCGACGCGTCCGAAGCAGTCGAGAACGAGATCGCGCGCGCGGGCGATGGCCGAACGGTCCCGCACGTCGAGCGGCGCCACCAGCGCTTCGCCGCCGGCCGCACGGATTTCGGCCGAAACCTCCTCGAGGGCTTCGAGCCGACGTCCGCTCAACGCGACACGCCAGCCGGCGGCCGCCGCGAGGCGCGCAGAAGCCGAACCGATTCCGGATCCCGCGCCGGTGATCCAGACGACCTTCTCCGAATTGCGCCGGCTCATCGCGTCCTTTCCCTTGGTGATAGGGTCTCGCCAATAGTATGACTATTGGAGGCGTCAATGCTGCTCGATCTGTCAGACAAGGTGGTCGTCGTCTCGGGTGGTGGACGCGGTATCGGACGCACGATCGTCGACCGCTTCGTCAGCGAGAAGGCGAAGGTGGTCGCGATCGACATCGCCTACCCCGATGAGCTCGCGCCCGGCGTCGTTCAGCTCACCGCAGACATCACGGATCCCTCCGCCGTCAAAGCGGCCATCGATCGCGTGCTCGAACTCCATGGGCGCGTCGACGTGCTGATCAACAACGCAGGCATCCTGATCGAGGGCCCCATCGAGACCTTCGATCCAGCGCATTGGAAGGCCACCTTCGACGTCAACGTGCTGGGAACCTTCTTGTTGAGTCAGGCGGTCATCCCCTCCATGAAGGCTGTCGGCGCTGGACGCATCATCAACGCTGCATCCTTCGCTGCCATCGTGCCGAGCATCGGTTCGGCAGCGTATGCCGCGTCGAAAGCCGCCGTCGTCCAATTCACGAGAGTCCTGGCCGGCGAGCTCGGCCCGTGGAACATCACGGTGAACTGCTACGCGCCGGGAATGATCCCCACCGCGATGAACGGATTCGCCGACATGCCGGAAGGTGCGCAGGCACGACTGTTGGACACCCTCTCGTTGCGGCGCTGGGAGCGGGCGGACGACGTGGCAGATCTGCTCTGCTTCCTCGCGAGCGATGCCGCCGGATACATCACAGGGGCGCTGCACGACGTCAGCGGAGGCAAGCTGGCGACGCAGATCCCGAGCCGGGCGTACGAGGGACTGTCGGACTGACCAGAGCGTGACGACCCGACGAACGTCGAAGAAGCGCTGCAACGATCACCAACGGGCCGCAGGGCGTGACATCCAACTCGAGGCGCTCAGGAGCGGCCAAGGGCTGAAGAGGACGCCCTGATGCGATAAGCGCGACTCGCCGCCAATGCCTGCCATGCACGTGCCTGTGGCGCTCGTTCGTCAGCGCATCTGCTTCACATCGTCGGACGAGTGCACGGCAACGCTCGACTTCGGGTGAAGGCCGGGTCGACGTGCTCCGTTGCGAAGGCGGCGGGCGGCTTTGCTCACACGTTGACGCGATAGCGCAGATGCACTCGCCCGCCAGGCCCTGGCTCGCACTCCATCAGTTCGAGCTCGTGTCGCTGGGCGACGCCTGCCAGGAGAGGCTCGCCTGCACCCACCACCACGGGGTGCACGATCAGGACCAGTTCGTCGATCAGTCCTTCGTCGAGCAGCCTGCGTACCAAAGTGGCGCCTCCGACCACGTAGCCGACTCCTCCTGGTCGCTCTTTGAACTCCCGCAGCTCGTCGATGTCTCTCACGATTGCGGCGTTCGGCGGCCAGTCGATGCTCTCGAGTGAGGTCGAGACCACCAGGTGCGGAGTCTCGGCAATGAGCCGAGCGGTCTCGATCTCTCGCGGATACGGAGTACGGCCGAGCATCTCGGCAACCTCGGGCGCGTCGGAGTCGATGGCGCTCCAGTACAGTCCGTAGCCGGGATGCATGCGGCCGCCCTGGATGAGCGTGTCAACGGGGCCGACGAGTTGGATGGCGTCCGACCAGGAGTCGACCCAGTCCGCGAGGCCGTCCTGCACGCTGAAGCCATCGAGTGTGACCTGCATCGCCGTGACGAAACGGCGCGATTCTGATGAGTTCATTACTTCCTCCGAATGATGATCCTGTGGAGCCCGCCTGGTTCCCGAGTGCCGGAATCCGAGTTTGACGATGTGAGCTGCGCGAACCGTTCTGAACCGTTCGCTCGAGAAGACGCGCCTCCGCGCACGCGTGCACCTTCGTCCGGTCCACGCCGATAGCGACCACGTGAGTGCTCAATAGCCGATGGTGAAGCGGCGCTGTATGTACCTCGGTATTTCCGCCTCATCGAGAACAGCGACCGCCAGGTCCTCGGCTGAAATGCGGCTGCGCCCCTCGGCATCCGTTACAGGCTGGTCACCGCCGGACCGGTACCGGCCGGTGCGCTCACCCGGCGCAGTCTCGATGGCGGGACTGAGATAGGTCCACAGCCGGTTCGAGGTACGGAAGACGTTGAGCGCATCGCCATGACCGCGCATCGCCGCAGCGTAGTCCGGCGGCAAGCCGAAACTGTCGATCGCGGCATGGAGCAGTTCATCCGAGTCTTGAAACACCAGACCCGGTTCCATCTCGAGACTCGCCGCGCCGCCGACCACGATGAGACGGATGCGAGGAAAGTCGCACAAGGCGATGGTCAGCGCGTGCGCCACGCGAACGTAGATGCCCGGGTCCGCGATGCCGAGCGCGACGGCCCGCTCCGGATCCGCGGCTGTGTTGCCCGGCCCGAATGCGCTGACCAGAAGGTCGAGGCCGGCAATGACCGCGCGAAGGTTCTCGCTGTCGGTGACGTCAACCTCCTTCCACTCGACGTTGTCCCGACCGTCGTGGATGGCCGAGGCGTCGCGGCTGTACGCAGTGACCCGATGTCCCCGGTCGACGGCCTCCGTGACGACGCGGCTGCCGATCATGCCCGTGCCGCCGATGACTCCGATATGCATGAGTTGCCCCGTTCTGGATTACCCGAGAGAACCGGTCGTATGGCTGACCCGGTGAGGTTACGCCGTGCACAAACTATACGGTGTACAGATTCTATATAGCAAGCACCAATGTCTTAGACTTGTGTCGTGACAGCCACAGCGTCCCCGGATCGGCGCGCGCGTCTACGCGCGGCGACGACGGCCGAGATCAAGCAGGTTGCGCTCGCGCTGATGTCCGTCGGTGGACCGGATGCCATAACGCTGAGGGCGATCGCACGCGAGATGGGCATGACCCCGAACGCTATCTACGGTTATTTCGCCACCCGCGACGACCTCGCGACCGAGCTGATCCGGGACGTTTCCACCGATCTGGCCGACGTGCTGGATGCCAGCTGGGCGCGCACGAAGCGCTCGTCACCCGCCGGACGGATCCGGGCGTGGGCGAACGCTTTCCGGGCGTGGTCGCTCGAGAACCGCGAGGGATTTCGACTTGTGTTCGGAGATCCGATCCCCGGGTACAAGGCGCCGGAAGGAGGACCCGCGCCCGATGCGATCCGACGCATCTGCCTTGGCCTCACGGGGCTGGCCGCCCTCGCCTGGCCCTATGCCGCACCTGGCGCCGACACCGGCACTTTTCGGTGGTCCGATTTCGATCCGCTACTTTGCGATGAGGTTCGCACCGCTTTCCCCGAGCTGCCCCCGGCCGCGCTCGCGCTCGCTCTGCGCATCCGCTCCCGTCTCCATGGGCTCGTCACTCTGGAGGTGTACGGCCACCTGCAAGGGGTCACTCCCGCGCCCGAGAAGCTGTTCGACGCCGATGTCGCAGATCTCCTGAACACCCTGCGACTGGGACCTCAGGACTCTTGACCGCTGGCTGACGGCGGATAAGAACCGGATGCGCACACATGTACTGCGCCGTCGCCGTGACGACCAAGGTCTTGCCGTGGTGAATCCCCGGGGGTGCGTTGGCCGAACCAAGAAGTGGTCTCAGGACGTGCGGCGTACCGGCACATGGACCGGCGCACGACGTGCCGACTAGAGGTTCGCCGCAGTGCGCACAAGGTCAGCGACGGCTTTGGACCTGCATTGCGGTGGCCAGGCGATGACGGTCGTGACCGCCGGTGCGTCCGGCACGGAAACGACAGCATGATCATCGCCCAGCTGAGCCCCGAGCGATTCGGGCAGGAGCGCACATGCCCTGCCCAGCGTGATCAGTTGGATCAGCTGCGTATGGTCGCGGACGCGCGGGCCGGGACCGTCGACATAGCTCCCATCCGCTCGGGGCCAACGCGGCAGGGGCGGGTCGGTCATTGCGTCGACCTCGGCCGCTGACATCTCCGAGCGATGAGCGAGCGGATGCCCTACAGGCAAGACGACGATCTGCCGTTCGGTGTGCAACTCCTCGGTGTCGAACCCGGTCGTCGCGTCGTACGGTCGCTGGAGCAGTGCGACGTCCGCACGTCCGTTGCGCAGCAGGCTCTCCGCTTCGCTCGGCCCGCACAGTACGACCTCGACTTCGACGGCGTCCGGGCGGGCTGCATAGGCATCCAGCAACCGGGACACCAGCTCCTTCGACGCTCCTGCCTTGCTCGCCAGCACCACACCGGGGCGGCCAGTGGCCGCGCGTCGGGTGCGGCGCTCAGCGGCTTCCACCGCTTCGAGCGCGAACCGCGCCTCGTGCAGGAGCACCGAACCTGCCTCGGTCAATGCGACCGAGCGGGCGGTGCGGTGCAGCAGGACGACTCCGAGCCGTCGTTCGAGCTGCTGGATGGCGCGCGAGAGCGGTGGTTGCGCGATCGAGAGCCGTTGCGCGGCGCGCCCGAAGTGCAACTCCTCGGCGACGGCGACGAAGTATCGCATCTCCCTTGTCTCCACCGGCTCAGGATATTCGGCGCTGACCAGGACCGATACCCGTGCGGTATCACCCATCACCCGATCGGTGTTGGACCGTGCAGCTGCAGGAACTGCAGGATCAAGGCCGTGAGCAGACAGACGATTGCACTGGTGACCGGTGCGAACAAGGGAATCGGATACGAGATCGCAGCGGGTCTTGGAGCGCTCGGCTGGCGAATCGTTGTGGGCGCGCGTGATCCGCAACGTCGCGACGCCGCCGTGGAGAAACTGCGTGCCGCCGGGGTCGACGCGATCGGCGTGCCACTGGATGTGACCGACGACGCGAGCGTGGCCGCAGCCGCCGAACTGATCGACACGAATGCCGGAGGACTCGATGTCCTCGTGAACAACGCCGCTATCACCGGCGGCGTGCCGCAGACCCCGACGACGGCCGACCTCGCAACCGTGCGGACCGTTGTGGAGACGAACGTGATCGGGGTCATGCGAGTGACCAACGCGATGCTGCCGATGCTCCGCGCATCCGCCTCACCGCGAATCGTCAACATGTCCAGCAGCGTCGGCTCGCTCACTCTGCACACCACGCCCGGCATCGACATGGGTTCCGTGCCGACGACGTACCTGGCCTCGAAAACCTTCCTCAACGCCCTCACGATCCAATACGCCAAGGAACTCAGCGGCACCGACATCCTGATCAACTCCGGCTGCCCAGGATTCACCGCCACCGACCTCAACGGATTCAGCGGCACGCGCACGCCCCGACAGGGTGCGGCCATCGCGATTCGGCTGGCCACCCTTCCCGCCGACGGCCCGACCGGGGGATTCTTCGACGACGCCGGAACAGTGCCCTGGTGAGGCACCAGATCAATGGCCGGCTTTCCCGATCCGCAAACATGCACCGGTCTGCCCTGGAGGAGGGGCACGACAATGACAAAGGCAGTCAGGTACGACGAGTTCGGCGGAATCGACGTCTTGCGGCTGGACGAGATAGCCCGCCCCGTACCCCAAGACGGGCAGGTCCTCGTGGAGACCAGGGCGGCCGGCATCAACCCCGGTGAGGCCGCCATCCGAACCGGATCGATGGCCGACATCTTTCCCTCGACCTTTCCATCCGGGCAGGGCAGCGACGTTGCCGGAGTGGTGACAGAGGTCGGCCTCGGAGTCGACGAGTTCTCAGTCGGCGACGAAATCATCGGATTCTCCAATACCCGCAGCGCCCAGGCCGAACTGGTCGTCGTCGATGTCGACAACCTCACACCCAAGCCGCCCAGAGTCTCATGGGAGGTGGCAGGGAGCCTATACGTCGCGGGTTCAGCAGCATGGGGTGCGGTGCATTCCGTCCGACTCCGCAAAGGCGACACCGTCGTCGTCTCGGCGGCGGCCGGAGGAGTCGGCTCCCTCGTCGTCCAACTCGCCCGCCGAGCCGGAGCCACGGTCATCGGCCTGGCAGGCCGCAACAACCACGAGTGGCTACGAAGCCACGATGTCATCCCCGTCGAATACGGTGACGGCGTCATCGACCGGATCAGAGACGCCGCACCGAGCGGCATCGAGGCCTTCATCGACACCCACGGCGGCGGCTACGTCGAACTGGCCTTGGCTCTTGGCATCGACGCCGAGCGGATCGACACCATCGCCGACTTCTCGGCGGCCGCGAAGCACGGGGTCAAGACCGAACCAGGTCCCGACGCCGAGCCTGGCGCCCAGGTACTCGCCGAACTCGCCGCCCTGATCGCGGAGGGACACCTCGAAGTCCCGATCGCCAATGTCTACCCGCTGGCCCAGGTCCGACTGGCCTATGCCGAACTGGAACGCCGACACACCCACGGCAAGATCGTGCTCGTGCCATGAGGCGTTCCCGAACCAAGGCTCGTCCTCGACGGATGCTAGCCTTTCGTGTCCGTCTTCGACGTCACCCGAACCAAGCCCTCGACGACGCCGATCCGTTGCCGGAAACCGTCCCGGTTTCTTGCGTGATGACCTACCCCGCTGGGATGCGGAGAACGCGTTGAGACTGTCGCTCGTTCTCCGCCGCTGCCGACCGCACGACGATGTTGCCCGGGCCGGATAGCGAGAGTCGCGAGACGAATTCGAAGCGCAGAGCCTCACCGGGACCGATCGTCGTCGCTGGAGTGTCGATCTTGAGCCTTTGGCGATCGAGTTCCGTCAGGCCCTCGACGGAGAGATCGTAGGCAGTGCCCGTCCCCGTGTTGCGAAGCAGCCAGGAATCTGCACCGTCCGCTTCCACTGCCCAACGCACCTCGCTCTCCGCCAGTTCTGCGAACCCCACTGCGTTCGGCGCACCCGCGTCAGCAGCAGCGAAACTCGCCCGCTCCTGCGCGTCCTTGGACCGACGGTTGTTGATCAACGTGAGCCAGCCGAATATGACAGCAACCGCAACGGCAAGGATCGCCGCGGCCGCCGAGATCCACTGCGTGACCAAGCTCGCGGACTCGTATGGCGTCATAGACGTCAGGTTAGAGTCTTGGCCGGGCATGGGCTGACTGTTGTGGTCAGCCGGCCGCCGTCGTGGGTTCGTGCAGGCCATCGGTCTGCGAAGGTCCTCCCGCCGCTACGGTGGCTTCATGGATCCACTCACCGCTGTGCCGGGACACCGGTCTGCACTCGCTGCGGCGTCTGGATGGATGGGATGAACTACGGCCTGCTCGCCGACGAGTGGCCGCCCTAGGGATCGAGTTCCTCGCGATCGCGGTCTGAGGAGTCGAGGCCGAGGAACCGACGCATCAGAGGCCGGAGTCCCCGAGGGTCCAGGGATTCCATCCTAGGAAGACGGCGAGGCTTCAGCGTCCCGACAGCCTTCGGTTGTGGTTCGCGCAGCCAGTACCCGTACGTTCTTCGTACAACGACTTGGAAGGAGGATCGGTGCGGAAGTTGTTCGTCGGCGCGGTGGCGGCCATCGTGCTCGTCCTCGGCGGATGGCTGGCGGTCGTTCTCATCGCCGGCACCGTGCCCTCGGTGGCGGAGGCGCAGACGTGTCCCGCTGCTACCCCCGCAACGGTCGGCACCATCGTCGTTCCCCGGGGACCTGTCGCCGGATTCTGTCAGCCGCAGCTGATCATGGCCGCCCACATCATGAACGCCGGCCGCGACCAGGGGCTGGAGACGCGGACCCAGGAGATCGGTGTGATGACGGCGATCGGCGAGACCGGGCTGCGGAACCTCGACTACGGCGACGCCGCGGGTGCGGACAGTCGCGGCCTGTTCCAGCAACGGGACAACGGCGCATGGGGAACGCTCGCCGACCGGATGGATCCGTACACCGCCGCATCCAACTTCTTCAAGAAGCTCATCACCGTCGACGGCTGGCGGACGATGGATCCCAGCGACCTGGCGCACGCCGTGCAGGTGAACGCCGACTCCGGCTACTACTCGCAGTTCTGGACTCGGGCCCAGACCATCGTCACGGCTCTGGACGGCTGACCCGCGCCGCTCCTACGTGTACCGGCGCCCGCTGCGGACGACCGGGCCGGCCACCGCCTCCGGATCACTACCGGTGCATCCAGTCCTCCAACCAGGACAAAAGGAACGGCAGGGCGAACGCCCCCACGATGAGACCACCTGCGAGTTCGAGCGAATTCGCCGAATCCGTCCACACCATCAGGCGCCCCCTCGCCAGTCGATGCGCGTCAACACTGACGCGGCCCCACCGCTGTGGCCGGAGTGTGGCAAGTGAGGCCACCCCGCCCCACGCGCCCTGCCGTCCCCTCTGCAGTGCACCCGAGCGGAAGCGTACGGAGTCGATCTCCAGAAACCTCCCAGGATTCGATCGTCGCCGAAGAATCGGCCTCGTGGATGCACGGCCCCGACCAGACATCCCCACGGCAGCCGAAGGGCCGGGCGCCCTGGCGTGAACGTCCAGGATCCCGGCCCTTCGGGCGGCGCCGCCTCCTAGGGAAGCAGGCCCGGCGCCTGGGCGATGAACGTGTCGAGCACGCCGTCGGCCACCTTGACTTTGCCTTGCGGCCGAGTGGTGCCGGGGATGGTCGTGATCGCGCTCGCCTGGGATGCGAGCGCTGCTGCCCGATCGAAGTACGGCTGGCCGGCACCGTGCTGTCCTGCCTTCAGACCGGCCATGGTGTTCTGGAACGCCTGACCCCACAGTGTCAAGGCATCCAGCCACGGCTTGGTCTCCGCGAGGAACGCCTGGTCCTTCACACCGGCGCGGATCTGCGCCGGCGCCGCCGCGAGCTCGTCGGCGTGGGCGCTCAGGGCACGAAGCGCTGCCTGTCGCTGCGCCGGGTCACCGCTTGACCAACCCGCCTTGAACGCGGCGATCCGTGCAGCCAGAACCGGAGCCTGCGGTTGCCAGTTCGTCGTGCCGAAGGTCGGTGCGAGGTGCTCGACATCGACCAGCGCGAGGAGCGCATCCGCCGTCTTCTGGTCGCCGCCCGCCATGTACTGCGCTGCAGCATGCATGTTCTGATCCGGGTTGTACGCCTCGTCGTTCCAGGCGAACGACGCGCCACCGAAGAGGGCGAACTTGCTGGCTGCGGCTTGCTGCATCGGGTTGAGCACGATGCCGGCGAGCTGCGTGTGCAGTCCCGCTTCGCGATCCGCGTAAGGCGCCAGCAACAGTCGTCCGGTGGTCTGGCTGTAGTCGTCAACCGGATAGTTGTCCCAGAGGAAGACCTTGCGTCTCCACACATCCGATGCGGCCTGAGCGTCCGCCACGCTGATGGACGGAGGCACCACCGCAGTGCCGGTCCACTGCACGATGATCCGCGGGTCGAGCTGCTGGCGAAGGATGCTCTTGTACGGCGAGTCGGCCGTGTCGGAGTACTCCGTCGGCACCATCTCGAGCGGCGAGGTTCCAGCATGCTTGTCGAGGAAGTCGTGCTGAATGGTGTTCAGCAGGTCGGCCTGCGCCTGGCCGGCACTCGCCTGGCCCGGGTTGCCGTACTTCGTCTGGTCGGCCGTGCAGTTCCACTTCGTGTAGCTGATGTCGTCGAGCGAGATGTAGAAACTGCGACCGCCGATATCGTAGATCGACTGCAGCTTCGACTCCAGGGCGGCGATGTCGCTCGGGTCGCTGTAACAGATCGACAGTCCCGGAGCCAACGCGTACGTGAAGTGCACGTGGTGGGCTGTGGCCGATGTGATGAGCTGCTTCAGATCGGCGAGGTCTGCGGCGGGGTACGGATCGCGCCATTCGTCACGGAGGTACACGTCGTCCTTCGGCGTGTAGATGTAGGTGTTCGCCTTGACGTCGCCGTAGAACGCGAGCTGGTCGAGCCGGTCCGACTGCGACCAAGGCGCGCCGTAGAACCCCTCGATGGCTCCACGCAGAGGCATGCTGGGATAGTCGACGATGGTCGCGGCGGCGATGGTCTGCCTGCCGGGAGTGAC harbors:
- a CDS encoding FCD domain-containing protein; the encoded protein is MAVSDGAAFRRVLDGLGLAIVGGDVPPGSDDTVDRIVERTGASRSVVREATRVLVSLGMLTAGRRVGLRVRPRDEWDLLDPQVIRWRLESPDREAQLADLLGLRLVVELEAAARAAAHSTPRETAELRATAQALAGATAARDRDGFFEADRRFHGTVLRLAGNAMLARLAGVVDEALRERVPDDHLRWSVASSGVELHSAVADAIAAGDSDGAARLMRRIVDPGASTRAPQGRAHRVAMVESPPGMGGSSASVSAPIDE
- a CDS encoding SDR family NAD(P)-dependent oxidoreductase translates to MSRRNSEKVVWITGAGSGIGSASARLAAAAGWRVALSGRRLEALEEVSAEIRAAGGEALVAPLDVRDRSAIARARDLVLDCFGRVDGLVLAAGLNSPRRHWSDQNMPEFEEILQTNLVGPAAVIDAALPQLRERAGVVVVISSYSAWAFNPIAGVAYSASKKGLAELARTLNAQEAGAGVRACHLCPGDVATDFLNHRPNVPDVEARQRMLAPADVARSVQFVLDAPAHVRFDELVISPLSQA
- a CDS encoding SDR family NAD(P)-dependent oxidoreductase; protein product: MLLDLSDKVVVVSGGGRGIGRTIVDRFVSEKAKVVAIDIAYPDELAPGVVQLTADITDPSAVKAAIDRVLELHGRVDVLINNAGILIEGPIETFDPAHWKATFDVNVLGTFLLSQAVIPSMKAVGAGRIINAASFAAIVPSIGSAAYAASKAAVVQFTRVLAGELGPWNITVNCYAPGMIPTAMNGFADMPEGAQARLLDTLSLRRWERADDVADLLCFLASDAAGYITGALHDVSGGKLATQIPSRAYEGLSD
- a CDS encoding dihydrofolate reductase family protein, coding for MNSSESRRFVTAMQVTLDGFSVQDGLADWVDSWSDAIQLVGPVDTLIQGGRMHPGYGLYWSAIDSDAPEVAEMLGRTPYPREIETARLIAETPHLVVSTSLESIDWPPNAAIVRDIDELREFKERPGGVGYVVGGATLVRRLLDEGLIDELVLIVHPVVVGAGEPLLAGVAQRHELELMECEPGPGGRVHLRYRVNV
- a CDS encoding NAD(P)H-binding protein; translation: MHIGVIGGTGMIGSRVVTEAVDRGHRVTAYSRDASAIHDGRDNVEWKEVDVTDSENLRAVIAGLDLLVSAFGPGNTAADPERAVALGIADPGIYVRVAHALTIALCDFPRIRLIVVGGAASLEMEPGLVFQDSDELLHAAIDSFGLPPDYAAAMRGHGDALNVFRTSNRLWTYLSPAIETAPGERTGRYRSGGDQPVTDAEGRSRISAEDLAVAVLDEAEIPRYIQRRFTIGY
- a CDS encoding TetR/AcrR family transcriptional regulator, which produces MTATASPDRRARLRAATTAEIKQVALALMSVGGPDAITLRAIAREMGMTPNAIYGYFATRDDLATELIRDVSTDLADVLDASWARTKRSSPAGRIRAWANAFRAWSLENREGFRLVFGDPIPGYKAPEGGPAPDAIRRICLGLTGLAALAWPYAAPGADTGTFRWSDFDPLLCDEVRTAFPELPPAALALALRIRSRLHGLVTLEVYGHLQGVTPAPEKLFDADVADLLNTLRLGPQDS
- a CDS encoding LysR family transcriptional regulator; translation: METREMRYFVAVAEELHFGRAAQRLSIAQPPLSRAIQQLERRLGVVLLHRTARSVALTEAGSVLLHEARFALEAVEAAERRTRRAATGRPGVVLASKAGASKELVSRLLDAYAARPDAVEVEVVLCGPSEAESLLRNGRADVALLQRPYDATTGFDTEELHTERQIVVLPVGHPLAHRSEMSAAEVDAMTDPPLPRWPRADGSYVDGPGPRVRDHTQLIQLITLGRACALLPESLGAQLGDDHAVVSVPDAPAVTTVIAWPPQCRSKAVADLVRTAANL
- a CDS encoding SDR family oxidoreductase encodes the protein MSRQTIALVTGANKGIGYEIAAGLGALGWRIVVGARDPQRRDAAVEKLRAAGVDAIGVPLDVTDDASVAAAAELIDTNAGGLDVLVNNAAITGGVPQTPTTADLATVRTVVETNVIGVMRVTNAMLPMLRASASPRIVNMSSSVGSLTLHTTPGIDMGSVPTTYLASKTFLNALTIQYAKELSGTDILINSGCPGFTATDLNGFSGTRTPRQGAAIAIRLATLPADGPTGGFFDDAGTVPW
- a CDS encoding NADP-dependent oxidoreductase — its product is MTKAVRYDEFGGIDVLRLDEIARPVPQDGQVLVETRAAGINPGEAAIRTGSMADIFPSTFPSGQGSDVAGVVTEVGLGVDEFSVGDEIIGFSNTRSAQAELVVVDVDNLTPKPPRVSWEVAGSLYVAGSAAWGAVHSVRLRKGDTVVVSAAAGGVGSLVVQLARRAGATVIGLAGRNNHEWLRSHDVIPVEYGDGVIDRIRDAAPSGIEAFIDTHGGGYVELALALGIDAERIDTIADFSAAAKHGVKTEPGPDAEPGAQVLAELAALIAEGHLEVPIANVYPLAQVRLAYAELERRHTHGKIVLVP
- a CDS encoding beta-N-acetylglucosaminidase domain-containing protein; its protein translation is MPHPSRKISVPVVGVVAAAVLGAGLLSSAPANAATHAAAAPASSTSSGLPVITPTPQQIAAAGAALHVPHTAQVLTGSSVDASTIDVIKAALTAAGVRSIVQSDISAGAFAAHRTALTVVVGSIQDQDVADALRSTGGSVPSTLPAEGYSLASKARANGGSVVLAGNDGDGVYYAAQTLRQLVTPGRQTIAAATIVDYPSMPLRGAIEGFYGAPWSQSDRLDQLAFYGDVKANTYIYTPKDDVYLRDEWRDPYPAADLADLKQLITSATAHHVHFTYALAPGLSICYSDPSDIAALESKLQSIYDIGGRSFYISLDDISYTKWNCTADQTKYGNPGQASAGQAQADLLNTIQHDFLDKHAGTSPLEMVPTEYSDTADSPYKSILRQQLDPRIIVQWTGTAVVPPSISVADAQAASDVWRRKVFLWDNYPVDDYSQTTGRLLLAPYADREAGLHTQLAGIVLNPMQQAAASKFALFGGASFAWNDEAYNPDQNMHAAAQYMAGGDQKTADALLALVDVEHLAPTFGTTNWQPQAPVLAARIAAFKAGWSSGDPAQRQAALRALSAHADELAAAPAQIRAGVKDQAFLAETKPWLDALTLWGQAFQNTMAGLKAGQHGAGQPYFDRAAALASQASAITTIPGTTRPQGKVKVADGVLDTFIAQAPGLLP